One Terriglobia bacterium genomic window, CCAGGTTGTACTTCAGGCCGCGATTGATGGCGTCACTCAGGGAAAGCGGCATCACACCCGGCTGGGCAGCCCCAGGCGGGGCGCTCCCCAGGAATGGGTCCTCTCCCGGCGCCTGTTGCAGCGTAACGGTGGAGGCACTCGAGTCCGACTCTGTTGCGCCGGCGGAGTAAGTGTTCATGGCTGGACCGGTTTGTGCCGCTGCGCACGTCCAGGCGAAGATGAGTGCGGCTAGCAGAAGGCTGGCGGTCCGTGCGTTGGTTGTCACGCTGCTACTCCTCTCCATACAAGATCGAAAACAAACTCGATGTCGGATTCGACGTCCTTGGTTGACCAGCCCAGCAGCCGCTGGACGATGATGCCCCGGATCAGATCACTAATGGCCACTGCTGCCGTGTCCGCGCGGATTTCACGTATGATCTTGGACTGGATGCCCTGCTGAAGAACGGCTTCAAGGATGTGCGCTTGTTGCAGATACATTTGCTCAATTTGTGGGGGCATTTGGGCCGGATGGGAGAGACCGCTGCCGAGCTCGGAAAAATAAATTCGGAAGAAGTCCCTGTTCATTTCGAAGTAGCGGATTTTGATGCTGATGAAGGCACGAACCTTGTCTTCCGGCGTCTCTTCAGCTTCTAGCCGGGTTTGGATCTCGTTCTGTAGCTCTGTGATGCCGCGCTCGAGCGCCGCCCAGTACACATCTTGCTTGGACTTGTAATAGAGATAGACCGTGCCTTTCGCAACTCCGGCGGCGACGGCGATATTCTCGACCGTTGTGACGTGGAAACCCTTTTCTGCAAACAACTTGCGGGCAGCTTCCAGCAACTCAGCGGTGCGGAACTCTTTGATTACATCCTTGCGTGTTTTACCGAAGACGGGCATAATGACTTGCAAGACCAGTAAAATGACTTACCAGTCATTTTACTTAACTTCCTGTTGTTTGTCCAGTAGAATTTCTGCCCGTTGCGGAAAGTGCAAAAGAGCCACTGATTCAAAAAGCGGGGAAGCACCGCCGCTGTTCCGGCGCTGCCCGCCTCTTTGCCCCTCCCACAATCTGATGCCTGGATCTTAATTTCGGTTCGACTGGGATTTTGTGGTAGGCGGACTTTGCTGGGATGCCGGGGGAATGGCACTTGCCGATTTGGCCATCTGCAGGTATGGTTGATGGCTCAAGGAGAAAAGAATGGATTTGAAGAGGGCCTGGCTCTCATGGAGTACGGGAAAGGACAGCGCCTGGTGTCTCGAAATGGTACACCGGCAGGGCGAGTATAGCGTAGAGGCTCTGATGACCACAGTAAATGCCGAATACAACCGCGTCGCCATGCACGCTGTCCGCGAACCGCTCCTGCGGGCGCAGGCGGAAAGCGCCGGCCTGCCCCTGGTTACCATTCCCATCCCCAGCCCTTGCCCGAATGCTACCTACGAAGAAGCCATGTCCGCGGCCGTCGAAAGGGCACGCGGCGAGGGCATTAGCCACATGATTTTTGGCGATCTCTTCCTGGAAGATATCCGCCGCTACCGGGAGAATCAACTGGCTGGTACGGGAATCACGCCGGTCTTTCCCTTGTGGAGGCTCGAAACCGGCCAGCTTGCCAGCCAGATGGTGCATGCTGGTCTGCAGGCGGTCCTCACTTGCGTTGATCCCAGAAAGCTCGATCGATCATTTGCAGGGCGCCAGTTTGA contains:
- a CDS encoding TetR/AcrR family transcriptional regulator; the encoded protein is MPVFGKTRKDVIKEFRTAELLEAARKLFAEKGFHVTTVENIAVAAGVAKGTVYLYYKSKQDVYWAALERGITELQNEIQTRLEAEETPEDKVRAFISIKIRYFEMNRDFFRIYFSELGSGLSHPAQMPPQIEQMYLQQAHILEAVLQQGIQSKIIREIRADTAAVAISDLIRGIIVQRLLGWSTKDVESDIEFVFDLVWRGVAA
- a CDS encoding ATP-binding protein encodes the protein MDLKRAWLSWSTGKDSAWCLEMVHRQGEYSVEALMTTVNAEYNRVAMHAVREPLLRAQAESAGLPLVTIPIPSPCPNATYEEAMSAAVERARGEGISHMIFGDLFLEDIRRYRENQLAGTGITPVFPLWRLETGQLASQMVHAGLQAVLTCVDPRKLDRSFAGRQFDAELLADLPKNVDPCGENGEFHTFAWRGPMFRAPIEIGRGVVLERDGFIFADILPSHQVQNL